In Nostoc sp. CENA543, a single genomic region encodes these proteins:
- a CDS encoding ATP-binding sensor histidine kinase has protein sequence MIALSNTFFPLSGYQIIEQVYVGSKTLVYRAIREKDRKPVIIKLMRNEYPTFNEIAQFRNQYTITKNLDIAGIVKPLCLENYRNGYALVMEDFNSTSLSDWVKQYKIIQEYRLTITEFLPIAIAIVSILAELHRDRIIHKDIKPANILINPNTQEIKLIDFSIATLLPREIQNITNPNVLEGTLAYISPEQTGRMNRGIDYRSDFYSLGVTFFELLNGHLPFTNQDPMELVYSHIAKEPPLLSINEEIPQVICDIVAKLMAKNAEDRYQSAYGLKYDLEICHHQWQQNGEIAPFELAQKDISDRFLIPEKLYGRQQEVATLLAAFERVTKGATEMILVAGFSGIGKTAVVNEIHKPIVRQQSYFIKGKFDQFQRDIPLSGLVQAFRDLIGQILLENDAQIQQLRTKILSALGEQAQVIIDVIPELEKIIGKQPSVSELSGMAIQNRFNLLFQRFIQVFNTKSHPLVIFLDDLQWADTASLKFIQFLMSQSHGIQENSTSSHPEIKENVWTPIFDGEPWLVDTTDTDDQAAGSLLLIGAYRHNEVSPTHPLALTIQEISKTGTKINSIDLLPLNQSHLNLLIADTLHCEEAIAIPLTQMVFAKTKGNPFFATQFLKFLHQDNIVKFNFELRYWQYDINKIQELALTDDVVQFMAMQIEKLPKMTQNVLKLAACIGNEFDLKTLAIIREKSVVDTASDIWHSLHEGIILAQTDVYKLFQDSNDFSIDKSAKNNVKNCNFPIPKYKFIHDRVQQAAYSLIPETERKEIHLKIGTLLLNNIPIQEREANIFQLVNQFNISVELITDHTQRDELAAMNLLAGRKALTSTAYTAAVKYLKTGIELLTDDKWETKYELTLALYETAAEAAYLAGDFDQMETLVQIVLLNAKTLLEKVKVYEIKIQAYGAQNKAIEAVNTGLVFLQSLGVEFPENPTELDIQQEMQQINSNLANRSIKTLIDLPEMVAERPLAVMRLLSNIIVFAYQSNPNLFILIALKQIHLSLKYGNNLLSAFAYVVYGLILCGSVDNIEDGYQFGKLATELTDKFQTQAVTAKICHSFNAHIRHWKEHIRESINSFLDAYLSGIETGDLEFASYAINAYSYFLFFKGAELSSLLPELEKHSNSIHQIKQERVFYWNEIYRQTVLNLLGNTEQICRLVGDAYDEDNNLSIHLKSNDGIAILHLHLCKTIICYLFGEYNNALAYTNYAKQYLYGGIGMLITPQLYFYDSLTRLAIYSVSPENEKEQIFQYVIANQEKMQHWARHAPMNYLHKYYLVEAEKYRVSKQYLEAIDYYDRAIALAHQNEYIQEEALANELAANFYLEWGKQKIAQTYLTDAYYNYSRWGAKAKVDDLAKRYPQLLAPVIHQEKLSLQISDKITSGKITFSIHQSISNKIEQQTAIASKTSTSQFLDLASVIKASQALSGEIEIEKLLAILMQVVMENAGASKSALILSEENTSALTVTTISHSANLTSISTSFPSTNLESSNDVPVTLINYVKRNRDILVVDNVKNVAFLAGDRYITEQRPKSILCIPIINQGKFLGILYLENNLLTEAFTCDRVEVLKLLTTQAAISIENAILYNNLAQAHQSLEEYSHSLEAKVEARTQELHNQNQRLQQTLQELQRTQTQLIQSEKMSSLGQMIAGIAHEINNPINFIHGNITHTREYVQDLLDLLFLYQQELPNISSAVTAKAAEIDLDFIAEDLPKTLESMMVGSARIRQIVLGLRNFSRLDESDMKPVDIHEGLDNTLMILQHRLQEKRDLPAIIINKQYAKLPPVNCYAGQLNQVFMNILNNAIDALEGLTINSTQLLTQPEIRICTELTDSNTVRITIADNGLGMTEQVREKIFDPFFTTKPVGSGTGLGLSISYQIVVEKHKGQLICNSTPGVGTELLIEIPLLK, from the coding sequence ATGATAGCCTTATCAAATACTTTTTTTCCTCTATCTGGATATCAGATCATAGAACAAGTTTATGTTGGCAGCAAAACCCTGGTTTATCGAGCTATTAGAGAAAAAGACCGAAAACCTGTGATCATTAAATTGATGCGGAATGAATACCCTACGTTTAATGAAATTGCTCAATTCCGTAATCAGTACACCATTACCAAAAATCTAGATATTGCAGGGATAGTTAAACCTCTGTGTTTAGAAAACTATCGTAACGGCTATGCTCTAGTTATGGAGGACTTTAACAGTACCTCATTAAGTGACTGGGTAAAACAGTATAAAATCATACAAGAATATCGATTAACCATCACGGAGTTTTTACCGATAGCAATAGCCATAGTGTCTATTTTGGCAGAATTACATCGCGATCGCATCATCCATAAAGACATCAAACCTGCCAATATCCTCATCAACCCCAACACCCAAGAAATTAAACTAATTGATTTTAGTATCGCCACTCTATTACCCAGAGAAATTCAAAATATTACCAATCCCAATGTCTTAGAAGGAACATTAGCTTACATCTCCCCTGAACAAACAGGAAGAATGAACCGAGGTATTGATTACCGTAGTGATTTCTATTCTTTGGGCGTGACATTTTTTGAACTTCTCAATGGACACTTACCATTTACCAACCAAGATCCAATGGAGTTGGTGTACTCCCACATTGCCAAAGAACCACCGCTTTTGAGTATTAACGAAGAGATCCCCCAGGTAATTTGTGATATTGTCGCCAAATTGATGGCGAAAAACGCCGAAGACCGTTATCAAAGTGCCTATGGACTTAAATATGACCTAGAAATTTGTCATCACCAATGGCAACAAAATGGCGAAATTGCTCCCTTTGAATTAGCGCAAAAAGATATTTCTGACCGATTCCTCATCCCAGAAAAACTTTATGGTCGTCAACAAGAAGTTGCTACCTTACTTGCAGCTTTTGAACGTGTCACTAAGGGCGCGACAGAGATGATTTTAGTCGCAGGATTTTCTGGTATCGGTAAAACAGCAGTTGTTAATGAAATTCACAAACCCATTGTCCGGCAACAAAGTTACTTCATTAAAGGCAAGTTCGATCAATTTCAACGGGATATTCCCCTATCAGGATTAGTACAAGCTTTTCGTGATTTAATTGGGCAAATACTATTAGAAAATGATGCCCAAATTCAGCAATTGCGGACTAAAATTCTGTCAGCTTTAGGCGAACAAGCTCAAGTAATTATTGATGTCATTCCTGAACTAGAAAAAATTATTGGTAAACAGCCATCAGTGTCAGAACTCTCTGGGATGGCTATTCAAAACCGCTTTAATCTCTTATTCCAAAGATTTATTCAAGTATTTAATACTAAGTCCCATCCCTTAGTAATTTTCTTAGATGACTTGCAATGGGCAGATACAGCTTCATTAAAATTTATTCAATTCCTGATGAGTCAAAGTCATGGAATACAAGAAAATTCTACTTCATCCCATCCAGAAATTAAGGAAAATGTTTGGACACCCATCTTTGATGGAGAACCTTGGTTAGTCGATACAACAGACACCGATGATCAAGCCGCAGGTAGTTTACTCTTAATCGGTGCATACCGTCACAATGAAGTTAGTCCAACTCATCCGCTTGCTTTAACAATCCAAGAAATCTCTAAAACAGGAACTAAAATCAACTCCATAGACCTATTGCCTTTAAATCAAAGTCATTTAAATCTTCTCATTGCTGATACTCTACATTGTGAAGAAGCAATAGCTATTCCCTTGACTCAAATGGTGTTTGCTAAAACTAAAGGTAATCCTTTCTTTGCTACCCAGTTTTTAAAATTTTTACATCAAGATAACATAGTTAAATTTAACTTTGAGTTGAGATATTGGCAGTACGACATTAATAAAATACAGGAATTAGCTCTTACAGATGATGTCGTACAATTCATGGCAATGCAGATAGAAAAATTGCCAAAAATGACGCAAAATGTTTTAAAATTGGCAGCTTGTATTGGTAATGAATTTGACTTGAAAACATTAGCAATTATTCGCGAGAAATCGGTAGTAGATACTGCATCTGATATCTGGCATTCATTACATGAGGGCATCATCTTAGCACAAACAGACGTTTATAAATTATTTCAAGATAGTAATGATTTTTCTATAGATAAGAGTGCAAAGAATAATGTAAAAAATTGTAATTTTCCCATACCTAAGTATAAATTTATTCATGACCGAGTCCAACAGGCTGCTTATAGCTTAATTCCAGAAACAGAAAGAAAAGAAATTCATTTAAAGATTGGCACATTATTGTTAAATAATATTCCCATTCAAGAACGAGAAGCTAATATTTTTCAGCTAGTGAATCAGTTCAATATATCTGTGGAATTAATCACAGATCATACTCAGCGCGATGAACTAGCCGCCATGAATTTACTTGCTGGACGGAAAGCTTTAACTTCCACAGCTTATACAGCAGCAGTTAAATATTTAAAGACCGGAATTGAACTGCTTACAGACGACAAATGGGAAACAAAATATGAACTGACTCTAGCATTATACGAGACAGCAGCAGAGGCAGCCTACTTGGCTGGTGATTTTGACCAGATGGAAACATTGGTTCAGATAGTTTTGTTAAATGCCAAAACCTTGCTAGAAAAAGTCAAAGTTTATGAAATTAAAATTCAAGCCTATGGAGCGCAGAATAAAGCTATAGAGGCTGTAAATACTGGATTAGTATTTTTACAATCGCTGGGAGTGGAATTTCCTGAAAATCCCACTGAGCTTGATATTCAGCAGGAAATGCAACAAATAAATTCAAATCTGGCTAATCGGAGTATTAAAACTTTAATTGATTTGCCAGAAATGGTTGCAGAAAGACCACTAGCGGTCATGCGTTTATTATCAAACATCATTGTTTTTGCTTATCAATCTAATCCTAATTTATTTATATTAATTGCGCTCAAGCAAATTCATTTATCACTCAAATATGGCAATAATTTGTTATCTGCTTTTGCATATGTTGTGTATGGTTTAATCCTGTGTGGTTCTGTAGATAATATTGAAGATGGCTATCAGTTTGGCAAACTTGCTACAGAATTAACAGATAAATTCCAAACACAAGCAGTTACAGCGAAAATTTGTCACTCATTCAATGCCCATATTAGACATTGGAAAGAGCATATTAGAGAAAGCATAAACTCATTTTTAGATGCTTATTTATCAGGCATAGAAACTGGAGATTTGGAATTTGCTAGTTACGCTATTAATGCTTATTCCTACTTCCTGTTTTTTAAAGGTGCAGAATTAAGTAGCCTACTCCCCGAATTAGAGAAACATAGCAATTCAATTCATCAAATTAAACAAGAAAGAGTATTTTACTGGAACGAGATTTATCGGCAAACAGTATTAAATCTATTAGGTAATACGGAACAAATTTGTAGATTAGTTGGCGATGCTTATGATGAAGATAACAATCTCTCTATCCATCTTAAATCTAATGATGGGATTGCAATTTTACACTTGCATTTATGCAAAACTATAATATGTTATTTGTTTGGTGAATACAATAATGCTTTGGCATATACAAATTATGCCAAGCAGTATTTATATGGTGGCATAGGAATGTTGATAACTCCGCAACTATATTTCTATGATTCACTGACTCGTTTAGCAATCTATTCAGTTAGTCCAGAAAATGAAAAAGAACAAATTTTTCAATATGTAATCGCCAACCAAGAAAAAATGCAGCATTGGGCGCGTCATGCACCCATGAATTATTTGCATAAGTATTATCTTGTAGAAGCAGAAAAGTATCGTGTGTCCAAGCAATATCTAGAAGCGATAGATTATTATGATCGTGCCATTGCTTTAGCTCACCAAAATGAGTACATTCAAGAAGAAGCATTAGCTAATGAGCTAGCAGCTAATTTTTATCTAGAATGGGGTAAACAAAAAATAGCCCAAACCTATCTAACAGATGCTTACTATAACTACAGTCGCTGGGGAGCCAAAGCTAAAGTTGATGATTTGGCAAAACGCTATCCGCAATTACTTGCCCCTGTTATTCATCAGGAAAAACTTAGTCTTCAAATAAGTGATAAAATCACCAGTGGAAAAATTACATTCTCTATTCATCAAAGTATCTCCAATAAAATCGAGCAACAGACTGCTATTGCTTCTAAAACTAGCACCTCCCAATTTCTAGATTTGGCATCTGTCATTAAAGCTTCACAAGCTCTCTCTGGCGAGATAGAGATAGAGAAACTACTGGCTATATTAATGCAAGTAGTTATGGAAAATGCTGGAGCTTCTAAATCTGCATTAATTTTAAGCGAAGAGAATACATCGGCGTTAACAGTTACCACAATTAGCCACAGTGCAAATTTGACTTCTATCTCTACATCTTTTCCCTCAACTAATTTAGAATCCAGTAACGATGTACCTGTAACCTTGATTAACTACGTCAAAAGAAACAGAGATATTTTAGTGGTTGATAATGTTAAAAATGTAGCTTTTCTCGCAGGCGATCGCTACATTACAGAGCAGCGTCCTAAGAGTATATTGTGTATTCCAATTATCAATCAAGGTAAATTTCTGGGTATTTTGTACTTAGAAAACAATTTATTGACAGAAGCCTTTACCTGCGATCGCGTGGAAGTTCTCAAGCTCCTCACTACCCAAGCAGCAATTTCTATAGAAAATGCCATACTTTACAATAATTTGGCGCAGGCTCATCAAAGTTTAGAGGAATATAGCCACAGCTTAGAAGCCAAGGTAGAAGCCAGAACACAGGAACTACATAATCAAAATCAACGCTTACAACAAACCCTACAAGAATTGCAGCGTACACAAACTCAACTAATTCAAAGTGAAAAAATGTCTTCGTTGGGTCAAATGATTGCAGGTATTGCCCATGAAATTAATAATCCCATAAACTTTATTCACGGCAACATTACCCATACTCGTGAATATGTACAAGATTTGCTGGACTTATTATTTTTATATCAACAAGAATTGCCTAATATTTCATCTGCTGTAACAGCTAAAGCCGCAGAAATCGACCTAGATTTTATAGCAGAAGACCTACCAAAAACTCTGGAATCAATGATGGTAGGAAGTGCGAGAATTCGTCAGATCGTATTGGGTCTACGTAACTTTTCTCGTCTAGATGAATCAGACATGAAGCCTGTAGATATCCATGAAGGTCTTGATAATACACTCATGATTTTGCAGCATCGACTCCAAGAAAAACGAGATTTACCTGCAATTATTATTAATAAACAATACGCCAAACTACCGCCAGTCAACTGTTATGCTGGTCAACTTAATCAGGTGTTTATGAATATTCTGAATAATGCGATTGATGCTTTAGAAGGCTTAACCATCAACAGTACCCAACTACTAACACAACCAGAAATTCGCATTTGTACAGAGTTAACCGACTCAAATACTGTAAGAATTACCATTGCTGATAATGGTTTGGGGATGACAGAGCAGGTACGGGAAAAAATCTTTGATCCCTTTTTCACTACTAAACCTGTAGGCAGTGGTACAGGCTTGGGATTATCTATTAGTTATCAAATTGTTGTGGAAAAACATAAAGGTCAATTAATCTGTAATTCCACTCCAGGAGTCGGCACTGAGTTGCTCATTGAAATTCCACTACTCAAGTAA